One region of Bactrocera neohumeralis isolate Rockhampton chromosome 5, APGP_CSIRO_Bneo_wtdbg2-racon-allhic-juicebox.fasta_v2, whole genome shotgun sequence genomic DNA includes:
- the LOC126759525 gene encoding achaete-scute complex protein T8 has protein sequence MALSILSYNVPQGLKMSTNNNNNKSGGNTGATTPTSDENAPNQGNGGRTTINLGKSFSRITMQNVLSESSGNALNISNNSNVNTIVRKIKDFGMYASVNNAGALSTAMTGGRKRTASEAAKGKTDAKAIEGKTEKPKVPNKRTKLAHKDGNPHEKPTKAVVTKSAATNTNRPKPSTPGAKKPAGTPGRKGLPLPQAVARRNARERNRVKQVNNGFAALRERIPEEVAEAFEAQGNGRGTVKKLSKVETLRMAVEYIRNLERLLGFDFPIGSDRGLSLLHGGSSSDDSFTFIKDEFDALSPPLDDTPFDDSLSNYDVDEYLNSTDFGNNQTISQLDLSGATDAETYEMDLLPSLTTINGMQYIRIPGTNTYQLLTPDALFMGNAPHSPPNSSLDDESFQTLIDTNCLSPVATTSSPHISPSSATSINAAPAATAASLVGAAAVLQQRQRPAGDLVDECVNAAVASTLSRSPVQSSPTQRTILHQQQQQQEHQQYQPQTPTQGSSNLSPADNDALLLQACATTSATADEVDGNECRTANERQRFAVALATPTTLSLPSPHAIKQEFNDTLSDFVPSNSASSSNHMSAGGAMVFQQQQQQLQHRLLLSQAPLSTMSPPLERCRSSVTPSSQLTTTASTSPTLLFVPNGATTPTTPGLPSFYDTDADNTFYESAHMSFKKEYQDALLDVAATTNASDGISGLPDENIIEVLDWWEAHTPKSEGGVALL, from the coding sequence ATGGCGCTGAGCATACTCAGCTACAACGTGCCGCAAGGCCTAAAGATGAgcaccaacaataacaacaacaaaagtggtGGTAATACCGGTGCCACTACGCCCACCAGCGATGAGAATGCGCCCAACCAAGGTAATGGTGGACGTACCACCATCAACCTTGGCAAGTCCTTCAGTCGCATCACCATGCAAAATGTGCTGAGTGAGAGTAGCGGTAATGCGCTGAatatcagcaacaacagcaatgtgaACACGATCGTACGGAAGATCAAAGATTTCGGCATGTACGCAAGCGTGAATAATGCAGGCGCATTGAGCACTGCAATGACTGGAGGACGCAAGCGCACGGCCAGCGAGGCGGCTAAAGGAAAGACGGATGCTAAAGCAATTGAAGGCAAAACGGAAAAGCCTAAGGTGCCAAATAAGCGCACGAAACTTGCGCATAAAGATGGAAATCCGCATGAAAAGCCAACCAAAGCCGTGGTAACGAAATCGGCCGCCACAAATACAAACCGTCCAAAACCGAGTACGCCTGGTGCGAAGAAACCCGCTGGCACACCCGGACGCAAGGGTTTACCGCTACCACAGGCGGTGGCACGGCGCAATGCACGCGAACGTAATCGCGTTAAGCAAGTGAATAACGGTTTTGCCGCACTGCGTGAGCGCATACCCGAGGAGGTGGCCGAGGCTTTCGAGGCGCAAGGCAATGGACGTGGCACGGTGAAGAAGCTCAGCAAAGTGGAGACGCTGCGCATGGCTGTCGAATATATACGCAATTTAGAGCGTCTACTCGGCTTTGACTTCCCTATCGGCAGCGACCGTGGCCTATCGCTTCTGCATGGCGGTTCGTCTAGTGATGACAGCTTCACATTCATTAAAGACGAATTCGATGCGCTCTCCCCACCACTGGATGACACCCCTTTCGATGATTCGTTGAGCAACTATGATGTCGATGAATATTTGAATAGCACCGATTTTGGCAATAATCAAACGATCTCACAATTAGACCTTAGTGGCGCAACCGATGCCGAAACCTACGAAATGGATCTACTACCGAGTCTAACGACTATCAATGGCATGCAGTATATACGCATACCCGGCACCAATACCTATCAGCTGCTCACGCCGGACGCACTCTTCATGGGCAATGCGCCGCATTCGCCGCCAAACTCCAGTCTCGATGATGAGTCCTTTCAAACCTTAATCGACACTAATTGCCTAAGTCCTGTGGCAACAACATCATCGCCGCATATTTCGCCATCGTCTGCAACGTCAATTAACGCTGCACCTGCCGCAACTGCAGCGTCGCTGGTAGGCGCGGCAGCCGTATTACAACAACGACAGCGTCCTGCTGGGGACTTGGTCGATGAGTGTGTAAATGCGGCGGTTGCCAGCACATTATCGCGATCGCCGGTGCAATCATCCCCAACGCAGCGCACAATattacatcaacaacaacagcaacaagagcaccaacaatatcagccgCAAACACCAACGCAGGGGTCGTCCAACTTATCACCTGCCGATAATGATGCACTTTTATTACAGGCGTGTGCCACAACGAGTGCCACCGCCGATGAAGTCGATGGTAATGAGTGCCGCACTGCCAACGAACGCCAACGGTTTGCCGTGGCATTGGCAACCCCTACAACGCTGTCACTGCCCTCGCCGCACGCGATTAAACAGGAATTCAACGATACATTAAGCGACTTTGTCCCCTCCAATTCGGCGTCTTCGTCCAATCACATGTCCGCGGGCGGTGCAATGGtattccaacaacaacagcagcaattgcAACACCGTTTATTACTTAGTCAGGCGCCTTTGTCCACAATGTCGCCACCGTTGGAACGTTGCCGGTCGAGTGTCACACCATCGTCGCAGCTAACAACAACTGCAAGCACATCGCCAACATTGTTGTTTGTGCCCAACGGTGCTACAACCCCCACAACACCGGGCCTACCATCATTCTACGACACCGACGCGGATAACACTTTCTATGAGTCCGCGCACATGTCCTTTAAGAAGGAATACCAGGACGCTTTGCTCGATGtggcggcaacaacaaatgccagCGACGGTATAAGCGGGTTGCCCGACGAGAATATCATCGAGGTGTTGGACTGGTGGGAGGCGCACACACCGAAATCGGAAGGTGGCGTGGCATTGCTGTAG